In the genome of Streptomyces sp. SLBN-118, the window CCCGGCGGACTCCGAGCCGGCCTCGGAGTTCCGCTACCGCAACCCGGTCGTGGACCCCGACACCCTCTACATCGCCGTCTCCCAGTCCGGTGAGACGTACGACGTGCTCGCGGCCGTGCAGGAACTCAAGCGCAAGGGCGCCCGCGTCCTCGGCGTGGTCAACGTGGTGGGCTCGGCGATCGCCCGCGAGGCCGACGGCGGCGTGTACGTGCATGCGGGCCCCGAGGTCTGTGTCGTCTCCACCAAGTGCTTCACCAACACCGTCGTCGCCTTCGCGCTGCTGGCCCTGCACCTGGGCCGCATCCGCGACCTGTCGGTCGCCGACGGCAAGCGGATCATCGAGGGCCTGCGCAAGCTGCCCGCGCAGATCAGCGAGATCCTCGAGGGCGAAGCCGAGATCAAGAAGCTCGCCGAGGAGTACGCGGGCGCCAAGTCGATGATGTTCATCGGCCGTGTGCGCGGTTACCCGGTGGCTCTTGAGGCCTCTCTGAAGCTCAAGGAGATCTCCTACATCCACGCCGAGGCCTACCCGGCCTCCGAGCTCAAGCACGGCCCGCTGGCGCTGATCGAGCCCGCGCTGCCGACGGTCGCGATCGTCCCGGACGACGACCTGCTGGAGAAGAACCGCGCGGCCCTGGAGGAGATCAAGGCCCGCAGCGGCCGGATCCTCGCCGTCGCGCACCGCGAGCAGGAGAAGGCCGACCACACGATCATCGTGCCGAAGAACGAGAACGAGCTGGACCCGATCCTGATGGGCATCCCGCTCCAGCTTTTCGCCTACCACACGGCCCTGGCCATGGGCCGCGACATCGACAAGCCGCGCAACCTGGCCAAGTCGGTCACGGTCGAGTAGGTCCTGTCCGGTCGACCAGGCCGGATCAGTGAGCGGGATCTGGTGCGTGCGATCGCAAGGCGGAGGATGGGGGTCCCCCCGCCGAAGGCAGGGGGAGAGCCCACGCGGAGCGTAGGCGACTGACGACAACGCGGCGAGCGTGCGTGCCAGGGCACGCGAGCCCGGCAAGATCGACCGGACAGGGCCTGGGGGACCCGTCCCCGGACACCGGCGGTCCCCCCGCGCGCAGCCACCGATGCGCGCGGGGGGACCGCCTTCTGGGTAAGCCGGCGCGGCCCGGGCGCCGGCTTTGCGGCTGCCTCAGCCGGTGGCCGTCACTCCACGGCCGGCAGCGCGTCCGGAGAAGGTCGGCCACTTGGCGAGTGCGGCCGTCGCGCCGTACCAGGCGCCGAGGCCCGCGACCGCGCCGGCCCAGCCGCCCGCCTTGGCCAGGCTGTCGTTGTCAGCGAACGACGCGATGCCTATGAGCAGCAGTGAGACGAACAGCAGCCCGTAGACGCCCTGTCCGAACAGTCCGGTGCCCGCGGACGCGGCGGTCAGGGTGAGGGCGAGCAGCGCCCACAGCATCATGAAGAGGCCGGTCGCCTCGGCCGACATCTCGGTGCCGACCCCGGTTCCCCAGGTGAACCAGAAGGCGCCAAGTCCCGAAAACGCCGTGCCCGCACCGGCGTTGCCCGCGCGGTACTCGAGCAGACCGAGTACGAACAGTGCGACGCCACCGACCCACGTCGCGAGACCGGCGGCGTCGGTCGCCGCCACATTGTCGATCACACCGGTGTTGCCGACGCCGAACGCCAGCAGGGTCAGTCCGAGCGCGAGGTGGCCGAGAGTCGAGGTGGTAGCGCTTCCCGCAGAGACTTCGTTGTCCACGGCGGGCTCCCTTCGTGTCCTGTGCAATGTGCTGCTTCCCAGCCACCCTTATCTACCCTTCACAAGCGCACAATCCACCCCTACGGACGGGTAGTTTTCCGTGCACACCAAGGGAGTTGACCCCGCGCCACCTGCACGGAAAGCACAAGTGGAAGCGCGATTACGGGTTGGCTACGGGATGACGACAACAGGCCGCTGCGCGCGCTTCGCCAGCCGTCCCGCCACCGAGCCGAAGAGGCGCCCCACGATGCCGTGCGTCGAGCCGACCACGATCGCGTCGGCCGAATACTCCCGGCCGACCTCCTCCAGCTCGTGACAGATGTCGCCACCGCGCTCGACCAGGATCCAGGGCACCTCGGCGAGATAGTCCGCGCAGGCCAGCTCCAGGCCGAGCACCTCGGTGCGGTGATCCGGGACATCCACGAAGACCGGGGGCTCACAGCCCGCCCAGACGGTGGTGGGCAGCCGGTTGGCGACATGGACGATGATCAGGCCGGAACCGCACCGTCTGGCCATACCGATGGCGTAGGCGAGCGCCCGCTCACTGGATGTCGACCCGTCGAAGCCGACGACGACTCCGTGCCGGAAGGCCGGATCGCATGAATGACGTGTCTCTTCTGCCGCCTGGAGGTCCGACGTGGGGTCGGCGACCTGCTTGCGGTCCGCGGGTTCGGGGAATTCGTGACCGGCCATCGGTGTCTCGGCGTTCAGATCCTCATGGGAGGTGACGGTGGGCGGCAGAGCTGTGTCCGGGAATCATCTTCCCTGGCCCCTACCCCAAGGGTACGGCGACACTCCTTCCCTGCCCAGAGCCCACAGCCCCTCTCACGGCGTTCCAGGGAGCATGCCCGAGCCCGCCCCGTATGGCAATGCCGCTTGGTGTCTACAGCAGTCCGGCACACCGCCGGTGCCGCCCCAGGGTGACCGAACCGCTGCGGTTGTCGTTGGCACTTCGGTCACCCCGCCGCCTCCAGGGAGCTTCCGTGTCCGCACGACCGCCCGACCGGGCCTCCGCCCCCTCCCCGGCCCTGCAGCGCGGACGGCGCCGCGCGCCGCGACGGGAGCAGGAGGCGCCCACCGGGCCAGTCGGGCACGGCCCTCACCCCTCGTCCGAGTCCGCCGGCGACGTGATCCGCTGGGCGGCCTTCAGCTGCGTGCTCGTGCCTGTCGTGCTGGTTGTGTACGGGACATCCGTCGGCGGTGCCGCGGCCGCGGCCCTCGGCCTCGCGGCGGTGACCGCCGCCTGCCGGGTGCTGCTGCGCCAGTCCGAGCGCAGTGCCGCCCGGGCGCGCGCGGCCGAGGTCGCACCACCCCGCGGGCGCCGTGCGCGCCCCGGGCCGAGGGCGCACAGGAGCGGTCGGCACGGGGCGGGAAGTGCGCCCGGCGACTGACGGGTTCGTACACTCACACCCGCATGTTTTCAGCCAACTTCGCGCCAGTGGCTTCTCCTTGGCGAAATGGCCTGCCAACCCCCTTGCCACCAGGGAAGAAAGGACTATTCGCGGCCCTTGCGCCCTACGCGGTTGGGCCATGAGTGTCAGGCGCACTTCCCTGGGAGCCCGCCGAGTGGAACGCTTCGTGATCGAATGCTTCGCGCCAAGTTGCCATGTCGACATAGCGGGGCATGCCGAACTTGTCACGTCGGCGCCACGGGACACAGTAGATTCGATCATGAGTATCGAAGACTCGGGACTCGTGCAAAACCGAGGGGAAACGTGCAGGAGCGAAAGGCCCGAAACGAACGGGGAGACGCGAACACCGAGGGGGGCTTAGCGTCATGAGTCAGGACTCCGCCGCACCGGAGGCAGCGCGGAAGCTTTCCGGCCGCCGGCGCCGGGAGGTTGTCGCGGTGCTGCTGTTCAGCGGCGGCCCCATCTTTGAAAGTTCCATCCCGCTCTCGGTGTTCGGAATTGACCGTCAGGACGCCGGAGTTCCCCGCTATCGACTGCTCGTCTGCGGTGGCGAGGAGGGCCCGCTGCGGACCACCGGCGGGCTCGAACTGACCGCGCCGTACGGCCTTGAGGCCATCGGCAGAGCAGGCACCGTCGTCGTACCGGCCTGGCGGTCGATCACGTCACCGCCACCGCCGGAGGCGCTCGACGCGCTGCGCCGGGCGCATGAGGAGGGGGCCAGGATCGTCGGGCTGTGCACGGGTGCGTTCGTGCTCGCGGCGGCCGGCCTGCTGGACGGCCGCCCGGCAACCACGCACTGGATGTACGCGCCGACACTGGCCAAGAGATATCCCTCCGTCCATGTCGATCCGCGCGAGCTGTTCGTCGACGACGGCGATGTGCTCACCTCCGCGGGGACGGCGGCCGGAATCGACCTCTGCCTCCACATCGTGCGCACCGACCACGGCACCGAGGCCGCCGGGGCACTGGCCCGCAGGCTGGTCGTGCCGCCGCGCCGCAGTGGTGGGCAGGAACGCTATCTGGACAGGTCTTTACCAGAGGAAATCGGGTCGGACCCACTGGCCGAGGTCGTCTCGTGGGCGCTGGAGCATCTCCATGAACAGTTCGACGTGGAGACGCTGGCGGCCCGGGCGTACATGAGCCGGCGCACCTTCGACCGGCGATTCCGTTCCCTGACCGGCAG includes:
- a CDS encoding acetate uptake transporter, with translation MDNEVSAGSATTSTLGHLALGLTLLAFGVGNTGVIDNVAATDAAGLATWVGGVALFVLGLLEYRAGNAGAGTAFSGLGAFWFTWGTGVGTEMSAEATGLFMMLWALLALTLTAASAGTGLFGQGVYGLLFVSLLLIGIASFADNDSLAKAGGWAGAVAGLGAWYGATAALAKWPTFSGRAAGRGVTATG
- a CDS encoding universal stress protein, with the protein product MAGHEFPEPADRKQVADPTSDLQAAEETRHSCDPAFRHGVVVGFDGSTSSERALAYAIGMARRCGSGLIIVHVANRLPTTVWAGCEPPVFVDVPDHRTEVLGLELACADYLAEVPWILVERGGDICHELEEVGREYSADAIVVGSTHGIVGRLFGSVAGRLAKRAQRPVVVIP
- a CDS encoding GlxA family transcriptional regulator — encoded protein: MSQDSAAPEAARKLSGRRRREVVAVLLFSGGPIFESSIPLSVFGIDRQDAGVPRYRLLVCGGEEGPLRTTGGLELTAPYGLEAIGRAGTVVVPAWRSITSPPPPEALDALRRAHEEGARIVGLCTGAFVLAAAGLLDGRPATTHWMYAPTLAKRYPSVHVDPRELFVDDGDVLTSAGTAAGIDLCLHIVRTDHGTEAAGALARRLVVPPRRSGGQERYLDRSLPEEIGSDPLAEVVSWALEHLHEQFDVETLAARAYMSRRTFDRRFRSLTGSAPLQWLITQRVLQAQRLLETSDYSVDEVAGRCGFRSPVALRGHFRRQLGSSPAAYRAAYRVRRPQSESAPPAVVEAVVPAQAGPQARRAAAAAGATGPAATSAAPPELGKPSSAAYAAGHGRPSLPGQRSAP